From the Dromaius novaehollandiae isolate bDroNov1 chromosome 18, bDroNov1.hap1, whole genome shotgun sequence genome, the window GAAAACTAGTTCTGTCTCTGCCGACAGACACAGCTGCTCTGCTTTCCCTGCCATGCACCAGGCCCCAGCACGCCTCAGCACTTGACTCACCAGGGACAGAGATGGAAGGAGAGCGAGTGATTTGTGAGGCCAGCATGGAGTGGGGAAGGACAGCTTGAGGCCAGAGAAAGCTATGGGCGAGGGACAGGAATCCATTACAACAGGCTCTGGGCATCCTCAGTGAGCCTCTATGCATCTTTCAATTCGGGCAGCTTCAGAGCCAGCCCCAAAGCCGACCAGCTCTCCCACGGGCAGAGTACAGACCAGAGGAGGAAAAatcaacacaaaaaaaatctcaaattaaaTCTGCTTGAGGACCTTAGGAGACCAGCCAAATCCGCAGGGACAACCTGCCTTAGGACTTCTTGGCATCCTGTGTGTTCCTCCTCTTCAGATCCCCCAAGTCGACGGGTTTAAACGCTGCAGGGAAGACAAGGAGACGTTTTGCTGGCAGAGACCTGCGCCGCAGGGCCCCGGGGGACGCTGCCTGCTGTCCCCTTCCAGCCAGGGGATGGGAAGAAGATAGATGGGGGGGGAAGAAGATAGATGGGGGGGGAAGAAGATGGGGGGGCGCCCCTCACGCCCACACTCACCTTTGAGGCTGGGGTTCGGCATCTTCTCCACGTACTCCTCGACCAGGCCGCGCTCCGAGCCCATCTGGCTGCGCAGGTCGCGCTCCACGCACTGCCAGGCTGCGGGGACACCGGTGAGGGGGGGGGGCTCGCCTCGGGACGCCGCctgggccgcggggccgggccgcgacCGGCGAGGGGGCCCCCTCGCCGgtcgcggcccggccccgcggcctctcccccccccagcactcaCCCTCGTAGATGAAGCGCACGTTTTCCTCGTGGGCCGGCGTGAAGATCTCGCTGCCGGTGCCCggggagcgcgggccgccgctCCGCTTGCCGTTGTAGACCACGCGGGACACGGGGGAGCTGCAAGCGAAGCGCGGGGCTGAGCCGGCAGGTcccccggggggagccggggggcccGGGGCTGGGCTCACCTGGCCATGATGGCGTCGTCCGTGAgacggcggcgcggcgcggctgcaagggagaagagggagcggcgaggccggggctaggccgcgggccgccccccgcccgtcGCCATGGCAACGCGCGCCCCTCACCTGGGCCCCGGCTCCCGCCTCCGCTCGCCGCCAGGCCGCGACGGAAGCGCCGCCGCGCGcaggcgccgccccgcccccgcgccgggcctggccccgccccccgcgtcGCCTCGGCCGCCGCTGGCTCCGGCTCCGCTGCCGCCGGCCACGCCCGCCTTGGCCACGCCCCCGGAGgcctctggccccgcccccggagGCCTCTGGCCCCGCCCCAGTTCTCacctcggccccgccccgccccggtcccccccccgcccctgccccggtttcccccgccccggccccggtctCGCCCCgttcccccggcccggcccggccccccccgccgcacaGGGACCGCACAGGCCGAATCCAAGGTGCTTTATTGGAAAAGTACAAAGCGGCCCCCGAgaggcgccgcggagccgccccccGCCTCTCCCCCGGGTGCCGCCGGCCCGGGCCCAGCCcaggcgccgccgctgccgccccgcggtGGGTGGCgtggccccgccgccgctgctcggAGGCCCGGAGCGAGGCCCGCTGCTCCCTGCGACCCCCCGCCCGGCCTCAGTCCATGGTGGCGGCCTCGAAGAGCTGCACCAGCTCCTTGTACTCGGGGTCCACGAGGTCCGCGGGCTTCTCCCCGGCGTCGTTGGTGGCCTCCGGGCTGGCCCCGAGGGAGATGAGGTacctgccaggagcggggccgtgagggccggcgccggggcccctccACGTCCCCGCCTCGCCCCGACCCGCGGGCAGGACGCCCCACGGGCACCGTGCGGGAGCGgggcccgcagccgccccggcgccATGGAGCAgggcccgcagccgccccggcgccATGGAGCAGGGCCTGGCCAGCCCCGCAGCTGCCTCGGTGCCATGGAGCAGGGCCCGCAGCCGACCCGGCACTGTGGAGCAGGGCCTGgccagccccgcagccgccccggcgccATGGAGCAGGGCCCGCAGCCGACCCGGCACCACGGCGCGGCTCCACGGCCGCCCCGGCGTCCGCCCCGGCGGGGGGCTCCTCACCTGGCTATGTCCGCGTAGCCGTCGCTGCAGGCCATGTGCAGGGGCGTCCAGCCGTTCTCGTCTCTCTGGTGGATGTCGGCGCCGTACTTCACCAGGAGCTTGACGCAGTCGAGGTTCCCCGTGAGCACGGCTTCGTGGAGGGCGGCCATGCCTGGGGAGAGGGGGCTCGTCAGCCCTGCACTgggcagcagcccctggcgcCGCGAGCCTGCCTGCACCTTGCCCGCGCCCCAGAGAGGGGTGCCAGCAGACCCCCCTTAGAGGGAGAAGACGGTTAGGGGAAGGGACGAGGGCTCTCTCTTTGGGGAAGTGAAAGGATCCACCACAGGACTCGGTGCCCCTTTTGCAGTGTAAATGCCCCATTTCAGAAGGAGCAGCCCCATCGCCCCTGCCCGGTGAGGCAGAGCCGTTGGGAGGGGGAGCCACACCGGAGCCTGCCCCGAGCCCCTGCCAGGCCCCCAGAGCACCCCCCGACGTGTCTCACAGGTCCTGCTCTGTCCCAGTTATGCAAGTTCCCCACAGAGCCAGCAATGAAGCAATCAGTACAGCCAGGAGGGAGCCCACGGTCCTCTGAGACAACATCTCCACGGCCGCGTGACAGCAGAAGCTGAGGCCACAGCACAGGAAAGAGACGGATCTGGGCTCGCACCAGCCAGTGTGGATCGAGGCATTCCCTGAGCAGTTTCTAGTGAAGCTGGGTGCAAACATGCTGCAACGCCTTCTTCTCCAGCATTTATTCTGCAAGTCTGCAGATCCATGCGTGCACGAGAGGGAGAACAGCGTTTGTGGGAAACCGACAGAGCCAGGCATGAAACCCAGAACTTGGCTTCTCCCCACTCCTCTCCAAACCAAGACAGAAAACCAGAGTCCCCCTGTGTTGTCCAGTCCTCTAGCTATTAGCCTATGCTTTCTTTATCATTATCTTTTTTGCCTGCTGCTTTTCTAGGTCACACCATACTGTAGGTGCAACGTCATGCTTTGAGGGGACCCAGATGGTGAGCTTCCCCCTTTCCTGCAGCAAACGCTGGCCACGTTGGTAGGGGGAGATGCTGGGGCACTGACACAGGGCTCTCCGGGCCCTACCTGGCAATACCTGGGGGTGGTACACCTCACTaggcaggaaaacagcttgaTTTCAGCCTGTCACCCTGCCAGGGGCGGCCCACGGTCTGTGCCCAGCCTCACCATTCTCCATCTTCTCCCTTGCAGCCCAGCCAAGCCACGCTGCCACATGGATTTCAGCGCTGCCAACCCCAAGAGCACTCACCGGAAGGGTAGATGGTGTCCAAAGTGACCTTCCTGGTGCGTATAAATCTGCCCACCTGTTCCAGGTCCCCCTGCCTGATGTGGTCCTGAAAGACGACATCATTGGGAAAGTGGACAGTGCGAGAGGCTCTCCATCTCCTGGCGTACCGAGGCATTGAGACTGGATAATAGTCCTTCATGCTGACAGCAGCATTGAGTCactgggaaagaggaggaagggcaggggCATGTGGGGGCAGGCTGCAAGAACAGCCGGAGCTGGGCAACCCTCAGCCCTTCCACTTGCTGGCCTCGAAGCACTGCTTTCTCCCCTTGAACTTTTCAGGTCAGCTCTTCATTAAGTCAGGTGCGATGGAACCTGCGCCTCTGCTGCTCCGCCTGTTCTGAAGCGTGGGTCCTTTCCGCCAGCTGCCTGTCCCTCCTCAGGCAAACGGGAAGCACCGAGTCCCCCAGGCTCTCAGCACACTCCCATGCGGCACGCGGGAGATGGCGCTGGGCACACACGGTTCACTCGCAGGCTCTTGGCCCAGGACTGATGGTTCTCCAGGGGCATCTCGTTATATAGGCTCCTGCGGGCTATTTTGAGGACATGCA encodes:
- the MCRIP1 gene encoding mapk-regulated corepressor-interacting protein 1, with the protein product MASSPVSRVVYNGKRSGGPRSPGTGSEIFTPAHEENVRFIYEAWQCVERDLRSQMGSERGLVEEYVEKMPNPSLKAFKPVDLGDLKRRNTQDAKKS
- the PPP1R27 gene encoding protein phosphatase 1 regulatory subunit 27, translating into MKDYYPVSMPRYARRWRASRTVHFPNDVVFQDHIRQGDLEQVGRFIRTRKVTLDTIYPSGMAALHEAVLTGNLDCVKLLVKYGADIHQRDENGWTPLHMACSDGYADIARYLISLGASPEATNDAGEKPADLVDPEYKELVQLFEAATMD